Part of the Candidatus Bodocaedibacter vickermanii genome is shown below.
ATATGTTTTAGATAACACAAGCGATAAAGTTGAGTGGGATAGCATAACGTCTAGGGCAACGATTCGTATTTCAACACAAAAAGATATAACATACCTGGCTAGCCAATTAAGGTTGTTTTTATTACAAGGCTGGTCATCTAAGTTTGCTCCGTATATTGCCCCAGTCACGCGAGAAGTATTAGCGCGTGCTGTGATGTTGCGTTTTGAAACTGTTGAGAAACCAGCATTAGAGGCAACGGGATTTAAGAATGTAGTCTTAAGCACTCGAATAAACCCTGTGACATCCAGATTAGAAAGAATTATTCGCGCAACAAAATAGGCAACCTGGCAACCTGAGGTTGCATCCAATAGATTAGATCCGATGCGTTCTGACACGGATTGTAATTTTTTTTCAACCGTATTACCTAATGGATCCAGGGATCATCCCTGGTGCAATGGCACGTTGACAGGAGCAAACCTGCGCCGGCAGCGCCGGCACATAATGTGAAAAAATCGTATGGATCCAGTGTGATGATTTCGGCTTATAGCGTTGCTTTTATAATCCGTGTTTTTGCGCATCGGATCTAATCTGTTGAGTCCAGCGTCATGCTGGCGGCTCAAGGGCGCTTTACGCGCCAGAGCGGCAATTGCCGCTAGCAAATCGCACTGCGATTTGCTGAGCCGCATAGAAGCAGAGGTCGGCATAAATGAGAGAGCTGATACAGTTGGCAGCATGCTGCTGCACCCGATGAGTTAGATCGAGTGTGGTCTGGCACGGATTTCAATTATTACAAACATCATTACCTAATGGGTGTAACCTCAGGCTGCTGTGTAATCCGTGTTTTTGCGCATCGGATATAATCTAATGGGTGCAGCCTCAGGCTGCCAAAAAAGTTTGTTTTGTCAATCTTTTGTTAACTTTTATGAGGTATTGTAAGTTTAGAGCTCTAATATATTATTGTTTTTTGCCCATCGCTTCGTGAAGAAATGACGGATTGTTTCGTCTATTTAGTCTCGATTTAGGGAGTGGGTTTTGTCCCCCCACCCGAAGGTCACTGAGGGTGACTAGGGCGGGGGGTGGTAAAAAAAATCGCATTAATTCAATCTTAACCTTTATTAACCCCAGGTTAACGGCGACGCTTTTTCTTATAGCATGATTCACATAAAGTGGTTATATGTGTCTTAAGTAGGTAACCTTGATCATTGGATGAATTAATGATTCGATTCGCTAAAATATATCCATTTTATTTGCGTTTAGCTATAATCCGTGTTTTTGCGCATCGGATCTACCTATAGGGTCCAGGGATCATCCCTGGTGCAACGGTACGTGTTACCAGCGTGATGCTGGACTCAATGGGGGTACTTGAATAAATTCCTAACTGTTGCAAAGTTGTTTTATGTAATCCGTGTTAGAACGTATCGGATGTGATTATCAAATCTGCACCTGAACTATAAAATTGAATCTTTACCTAAAGTTAGATATTTTAGTTACATACTACGAACAAAACAAACAATAATAAGAATAAAATCCATGGTAAAAAAACTATTATTTACGGCGGCATTAATATCAACAACCTTTGGCGCTGAAGCACAACTTTTTACAGAAGTATTAAACAATAAATCCCCTCAAACTACTCCCACAAAAATAGTAAGATCAGAACATAAAACGACTACACGAGTTGCACTTGAGGGTAATGTGAATTTTCCGTCAATACGTTTTAAGGATGAACCACTCTCAGCACAATTTAATATTCCTATACAAATTGAAGGAGATTCATATTTTTTAACCCTTACATTTAGAGGAGTAGGATTTGGGTTGGATAAATTTAACAAAGCATTAGTAAAAATGACCCTAGGAATTGATCGTGGTAATGCCAGCTTTGAAGACAATAGTGTCCAAGACGAAATTGTTTTATCTTTCAATGAAGTGGGAGAATTTAATTGCATAAATCCAGGACAACCTAATCAAACGAATTCAGCGATTGCTCTGAGAATTCGTCCTGAAAAATTTACAGATCAAACTCCCAGAGGAGTTATTGTGCACAATACTCCAACTCGTATCTTAATGGTACACGGTCATCGCATCGAGTTAAATTTTAGCGGTATGACAGGCTACGATAGTAACTCATATATTTCAAAAGTTGATATCGAAGGAACGAATAAGCATTAGCTGCAGTTTCAATAATATATCCCCCGAACTTAATATACTGAAAGTATGGGGGGATATTTTTGTTAAATACAATTATTACTTTATATCTTCTTCATCTTTAACTTCCTGGTTCCCTAAAACTTCAGGTGACGTTGAGGGTGGATAGAACCTATTAGCACCAAGCTGTCCAGTAGCAGTATCATATCCAGCAAGATGCCTCGAACTAGCCGTACCTAAATTAACCCTGAATTTCCATTCATCTCCAAATGACCGTATACTTTGTGCAACTTTATCGTCTAACCCTGAAACAGAATAATTAAATATTTTTAAGGATCTTAGTTGCTTAAGGATATTTAATAGCCCTACTTGCACAAAATCTAAATTAACAAAGGTTAGTTCTCGTAATTCAGTTAAATGTCGGAATAATTGTGGATCAATATCAAATTGATGTGATGAATAAGTTGTGTATACGGTTTTCGTTTTAGGATCTTCTGCGTTTACAACTTCTTTACTTTTACGGACGGTCGCTGTTAACGATAGTTTTTTTAAATGCTGATTCTGTTCAAAAACTCCTCCGACCCTCCGAGTAATAACGTATCATTTATATTATTAATGCTTAATTCTCTCAAAGAGCCCTGGGCACTTAATACTCGCCTAACCGGCTACCAGCTGCTTCTTCATTGTGTCTGGGCACCTCTGTCCCACTTCCATAAACTCCAACCAGGTTGGTCAATAACGCACAACTTAATAATAGTTTTACTCTCATTGTATTGCTCCTATTTAGGGTTAATGATCGGCAGTACATCGCACACGATATAGGTCGCAACAACTGCTACTTTTATAGGCATCACACAGTCGACATGAGTATCAAATAAAAATATCTTTATACAACTTTCCCTAAACTAAAAAAGGGTGCAATCGTGTTTACGAGTGTTTCAACATGCTCATAAACTCTTTCTGGTGGTAATACAGCGACTTGATACCCCCACCGAATCGATGAGGGGGTAGATAAAAAATTATTTCTGCGATGTGCGAATCGGATCTAGCTTAACGGGTCCAGCGTCACGCTGGTGCAACCTCAGGTTGCCTAGGATAGCCTAAGGGCGAGATCAAAGATTTCATGGGTTAGGTCGGAAAGAACAGAAAACATATATGGAAATAAGAAAATTAACGTTACAAAGACGGCTAGTACCTTTGGGATAAATGCAAGGCTTTGCTCTTGAATTTGGGTTACTGCTTGAAGAACTGAAATCACTAATCCTACAACTAACGCTGCGATCATTGGTGGACTGCCTGCTTTAATCATCACCATGACTGCTTTTCGTAACAACTCTGTTAGTGCG
Proteins encoded:
- a CDS encoding flagellar biosynthetic protein FliQ, translated to MDIIALTELLRKAVMVMIKAGSPPMIAALVVGLVISVLQAVTQIQEQSLAFIPKVLAVFVTLIFLFPYMFSVLSDLTHEIFDLALRLS